The following is a genomic window from Citrifermentans bemidjiense Bem.
GAGACCGATCATGATGAGTCCGACCATGTACTCGGGCTTGTCGGGGAGCAGGAGCACGGCCAGCATCGCGGCGAAGATCCATAGGGTCAGCCAGCGGTCCAGAAAAGAGAGATTGCGGGAGAGATGCTCGCTCACTTGTTGCCTCCGAACGTTTCCATGATCCAGGCCTTTATTTCATCGCGTACGCGGCGG
Proteins encoded in this region:
- a CDS encoding bile acid:sodium symporter family protein; the encoded protein is MSEHLSRNLSFLDRWLTLWIFAAMLAVLLLPDKPEYMVGLIMIGLASSISASLASQEPSPGLPE